The Bacillaceae bacterium S4-13-56 genomic interval GAGTTTAGGGCAGGAGCAAGGGGCAAAAGTGAAAAAAGATCCTCAAAATAGGAAGCATGATTCCTCCACCTCTATCATACATTGTACTTGGGAGGTGGACCGGATGAATTTGCAAACCTTTTGGGAGCGGCAGTGTCAGCTCTTTTTAAAGAAGAGTAGGGATGGGGAACTACTTGATTTTCTAGAGAGAAAGCGAAGGGTTTTTGAGAATAGGGGCTACCAGATGGTTCGGATGCAGGCATACGGAAAGCCTGTGGGACGTTATCGTGATGAATCAGACAATCAGAAGATTACCTATGATCTTCATTTATCGTGGCTTGTTCGAAAAAAAGATCATTGGTATATGGAAGAGAAAAAAATGTTAAGGACTGCTGTATACAAAGGGGATCAATGGACAGAAGATAGGGAATTGTCGAACCCTCTGAATAGGGATGAAGAGGGCAACACGAATTGGCAACCTTCTGATGTCATGGAGGTAAGAAATCCAGAGCTATCCTATACCTATGATCGCCGGAAGGCAGTTCAGTATGCAGAACGCTGGTGGAATGATTATAATCCAAAATATAAAAAATTTGATGTGGATTGTACTAACTTTGTTTCGCAGTGTCTCCATGAGGGCGGTGCTCCTATGTGGGGTCAACCGGATCGGACCAAGGGCTGGTGGATGTCAGATAATTCGTGGAGTTACAGTTGGTCAGTTGCCAATGCACTTAGATGGTATTTAAGCGGATCAACAAAAGGGTTCCAGGCTGAGGAAGTTTCCAGTGCAGAAGAGTTAAGACCAGGGGACATCATTTGCTACGACTTTGAAGGGGATGGAAAATGGAACCATAATACAATTGTGGTAGAAAAAGATGCCAATGGTGAACCGTTAGTGAATGCCCATACACAAAATAGCCGCCACCGATACTGGTCCTATGAGGATTCAACGGCTTACACCCTAAATATTCAATATAAATTTTTTCATATTAAAGGATAGACTAGGCTTTCCCCACTTTAACGAGTAATACTCCCACCTCTACTCTTATGTAAAACAAGAAGAGTAGGTGGGATAGACTGCTCGTAAAATCCCGATTGGTTCAAGGGCCTTTAGGTCATACCCTTGTTAACAATCAGTGGGGATAAAGAAACCTCCCACTGATTGAAGTTTCACTTTATGATATAATAACCAAATTGAATATGATCGAAGTATAGAGGTGAAAAGAATGGGACTACACATCGTATTATACCAACCCGAAATCCCAGCAAATACTGGTAATATCGCAAGAACATGTTTAGCAACAAATACGAGTTTACATTTGATTCGGCCATTAGGGTTTTCTACGGATGATAAGATGCTTCGTCGTGCAGGACTAGATTATTGGCATGATGTGGATATCAAATACTATGATTCTTTGGATGAACTTTATAGAGCTTATCCGGAGGGGAAGTTTTATTATATAGAAAATTTCGGTACGGGGTACTATACTGACTTTGATTTTTCCAATACAGAAGAGGACATTTTCTTTGTATTTGGTCGAGAAACGAACGGTATACCGAGAGAGTTGCTTATTGGCAAAGAAGATCGTTGCCTTCGAATTCATATGACGGATAAGGTCAGATCTCTTAATCTTTCCAATACAGCCGCCATTATGATTTATGAAGCTTTACGTCAGCAAGGATTTCCGAAGCTTACTTAAAATGAATAAAAGCCAGCATCCTTAGTGGATGTTGGCTTTTTGATTATTCTTATTTACGCGCTCCGGGTTTGGAATCGTAGCCTGAAGTGAAGATAGCGAACAAAAATACCACCATTACCCCTAAAATTAGAACAAGGTTCATTATAAATAACCCCCCTTTATGTACTAAAAAAAACTTCGCTATTATTTATTATACCCAAAACTCCTTCAAGTGTGAATGAATAATGTGTTTTTTTGGGTCAAATACGTTACATTCCCTTCTTTCTATGTTTGGACAGATAGCACAATATTCAGAAAAAAATCATGATCAGTCTTTTTTAGGCATAGACTTTATTAATCTTGGTTCACGACTAACAGGGGAGGTCGCATTTGTGAGTATCTTAGAGAGGATTCGAGATTATCGTGAAGAAGAAGAAAGATTGAAGTGGGAAGGGACATTTGCGGAATACTTGGAAATGGTAAAAGAAAGACCTTATCTTGCACAATCTGCCCATTCTCGTGTTTATCATATGATTCAACAGGCTGGAATCGAGGAGAAGGATGGGAGAAAAATTTATCATTTTTTTGATAAAGAAATTTTTGGTCTGGAAGATGCCATGGAAAAATTGGTGGAAGAATATTTGCACCCAGCAGCCAAAAGGCTTGATGTTAGAAAAAGAATACTACTATTAATGGGTCCGGTTAGTGGAGGGAAGTCCACGATTGTTACGTTGCTAAAAAGAGGTTTGGAGAGATTTTCATATACGGATGAGGGAGCGGTATATGCAATTAAAGGCTGTCCTATGCATGAAGACCCCTTACACTTGATCCCTCATCATTTACGAGATGAATTTTATGATGAGTATGGAATTAAGATTGAAGGGAATTTGTCTCCACTTAATTCCATGAGATTAGAAAAAGAGTACGGAGGACGCATTGAAGATGTGAAAGTGGAAAGGATCTTTTTCTCAGAGGATAAAAGGACAGGGATCGGAACCTTTAGTCCATCAGATCCCAAATCACAGGATATTGCAGACCTCACAGGGTCGATTGATTTTTCAACCATTGCGGAATATGGGTCAGAATCCGACCCAAGAGCGTATCGCTTTGATGGGGAATTAAATAAGGCTAACCGAGGCCTGATGGAATTTCAAGAAATGTTGAAATGTGATGAAAAGTTTCTCTGGCATTTACTTTCACTCACTCAAGAGGGGAATTTTAAAGCGGGTAGGTTTGCGTTGATTAGTGCCGACGAGTTAATCGTAGCTCACACGAATGAATCGGAGTACCGATCCTTCATTGCCAACAAGAAAAATGAAGCTCTTCATTCTCGAATGATTGTCATGCCTGTTCCCTACAATTTAAAAATTAGTCAGGAAGAAAAAATTTATGAAAAAATGATCGGTCAAAGCGACATTAAAGACGTTCATATTGCTCCACATACGCTAAGAGTAGCTGCGATGTTTACAATTTTAACAAGATTAAAAGAAACAAATCAGGGGCAAGCAGACCTTTTGAAAAAAATGAGATTGTATGACGGAGAAAACGTTGAAGGATTCAGTGACGTGGATGTAGAGGAAATGAAGAAGGAGCATCCAGATGAGGGGATGTATGGAATTGATCCACGATACGTCATTAATCGCATTTCATCTACTATTATTAAAAAAGGGCTTACTTCCGTCAATGCATTAGATGTCCTTCGCTCTTTAAAGGATGGGCTCTCAAGCCATGCTTCTATCTCAAAGGATGATCGAGAGCGTTATCTCAATTTTATATCGATGGCACGAAAGGAATATGATGATATTGCCAAACAAGAGGTCCAAAAGGCCTTTGTTTATTCTTACGAAGAGTCTGCAAAAACTTTAATGAACAACTACCTGGATAATGTAGAAGCTTACTGCAACAAATCTAAGATTCGTGATCCGTTAACAGGAGAAGAGTTAAATCCAGACGAAAAGCTTATGCGTTCTATTGAAGAACAGATTGGTATTTCTGAAAATGCAAAGAAAGCCTTCCGCGAAGAGATTCTCATTCGTATTTCGGCTTATGCACGAAAAGGGAAGAAATTTGACTATCGATCTCATGAACGCTTACGAGAAGCTATTCAGAAGAAGCTTTTTGCGGATCTGAAGGATATAGTGAAAATTACTACTTCAACAAAGACACCAGATGAACAGCAACTGAAAAAAATTAATGAGGTTGTGGCAACACTCATTGATGAATACGGTTATAATTCGACATCGGCAAATGAATTGTTAAGGTATGTAGGAAGCTTGTTGAATCGATAAAAGATAGAAGCCGTCCAATGAGGGCGGCTTCTTCATATATTCAAACTGCTTTCTCATTTGCCTAAATGGTCCCACAAGGTATAAAAATAATATATTTCTTCCATAATAATGTTTTTATCTTGGGCTTTCACACCTCCCTTAATTCGTGAAATGGTTTCATCCACTTGCATCATGTTTTCCCTTTCAACACTGAATTGAACTCGAAAAACGATTTTATCCCATGCTGTTTGAATGTAGTCCACTTCCTCTTCGGCTTTTTCCCAATCCAGATGGTTTATGGATGTTTCTAAAGATTTCATTGCTTCAAGCAATCGGTCCTCTTCACTAATAGGTTGTTTGAGAAAAGAACCTGAGAGCATAATCGCAATAAATATAAGGATAAAACTCCAGGGTATGGCATATAGCATAAATTTTTTCATGAAAATCTCTCCTACTAAAAAGGGCCTTTATAATCACCGATGTCTTGTTCAGAACTGACATTATCCTCAATCTTATCTACGTATAACTGCTCATTGGGAAGAATGAGAGCATACGACACTTCCTTTATATCGGAGACTCCCTGTACTTTTAGCTGATTTTCCAACCACTCTACGTCTTTTTTTCGTTGTTTTAAGTTTTGTTTTAAGACGATTCCATCTTGTATCACTTCTGTTGACAACCGTAAGGGTGATGGGGTTAGCTGTAAATCTTTTGGGGTGACATGTCTAAATTCTGGTCGTTGAATAATAGAAAGTTTTCCATTCACCTCAAATATAGCTGTATCTATCTCTGTTATATCAAACACTCCATGTTGACGGAGAAGCATCATCAGTTCATTAAATTTGAGACGCATCTTTTTTAAGTTCTTTTCTAAGATTTTTCCATCCTGTATAACAATGGTAGGCTCTCCATCAATGATTTTCCCTGCATAACGATGTTTTATGGTGATAATTTGAAGTAAACCTGTTAGACCGGCAAACCCCGCTAAGCCTACCCAATGAACCCAGGCCTTTGTTGATAAATCCGTGGCAAGAGTGGCTGCAATCGACCCAATGGTAATTCCGTTGATATAGTCAAAAAAAGAAAGCTGTCCAACCTCTTGTTTTCCTAAAATTCTAGTGAAAATTAATAGGGTAAAAAAAGAGATGAAAACACGTACAATAACTATCATAGTTTCATCTAGCATAAAAACTCCTCCTGACTTTAGTATGGATAATTCAGTGATTTTCATGTTTTTAATTTAGAGAAGAGGGAAAAGGGTAAATGTGGGGTGATATGTATGACAAATAAAAGATTCGAAAAGGACAAACCCAATAATAGCTCCATGGCTAAAAATATGAAGGAAACTATAGAGTTAGGGAAAATCATGGAGCATATAGAGACAAATGAGGAAATTCAGGAAAAAGGAAAAGAACCTGATCCCAAACAGCACAAATGATGAAGTGGGGTGTCCCAATTGGACATCCCTTTAGTTTTTTACTTATGAAAGTAAAACTTTGGTTAACAATACATATTAGATAAATATGCTTTTACAACACATAGATAGGGTATATTAATTGAATAGCCAAGCATTAGGTTTCTATAATGGGGATGGAGATAAACGAAAAAAAAACCAATTCTATGGTAACGGAGGTTTTTAGTCGTGGCAGATGGATTTTGGGAAAACTTTCATGGTCCCAATCGTGGGTATATAGAAGAACAATATGAGTTATTTGAGAAAGACCCTGATGCTGTTGATCCATCGATCAAGTCGATGTTTGAAAAATATGGAGTACCCGTCTGGTTAGACCAGGGGATTACAGATGCTACTCCAGCTCTGACAAATCAGGTAAATATAGAAAAAGTAACAGCTGCATTAAAGCTAGTAGATGCCATTCGTCGATACGGCCATTTAGAAGCTGAAATCTATCCAGTAGGAAAACCATCTAATCGGTTTTCAGCTGTTCTTGATCCGGGTACGTATGGGTTAGAGGATCAAGACTTAAAAGATATTCCATCTGAATGGATATGGCCAGAGGCACCTAACCATCTAAATAATGGTTTTGAAGCTGTTCAGGAGTTAAAAGATATCTATATTGGTACAATTGCTTTTGAATTTGACCATGTGGATAACGAAGAGGAACGTGCTTTTCTTCAGAAACAGGTCGAAAGTGGGCATTATCGAGTGGATCTTTCCTCCCAGCAAAAAAAACAACTTTTAAATCGATTGGCTGAAGTGGAGGGCTTTGAACAATTTTTGGGAAAGACTTTTGTTGCACAAAAAAGGTTTTCGATTGAAGGTCTCGATATGATGGTTCCGATGTTAGATCATATTATTGAATCTTCATGTGATGATGAGACAGAACATATTATGATGGGGATGGCTCATCGGGGTCGTCTAAACGTTCTCGCTCATATTTTGGGAAAGCCTTATGATCATATTTTTTCAGAGTTCCACCATTCACCGAACAAGGATTTAGTGCCCTCTGAAGGTTCAATGGGGATTAATTATGGATGGACGGGAGATGTGAAGTATCATTTTGGTGCTCATCGTGTAGTCAATACAGAGGAAGAAGAAGGACCGTGTACACGCGTTACCTTGGCACATAATCCTTCTCACCTTGAATTCGTAAATCCAGTGGTAGAAGGTTTTACAAGGGCTGTTCAAGATGATCGAAACCAAAAAGGCTATCCAAAGCAAAATGTTGATAAGGCCTTTAGTATTTTGATTCATGGGGACGCTGCATTTCCTGGTGAAGGAGTTGTAGCAGAAACGTTAAATATGAGTGATTTGCCTGGATACTCTTCAGGAGGAACGGTTCATATTATTGCAAATAATATGGTGGGCTTTACAACACCTAGAGAACAGGGACGTTCCACTCGTTATTCTAGTGATGTAGCCAAAGGATATGAGATCCCAATTATTCATGTTAATGCCGATGATCCTATTGCATGTTTGAGTGCTGTTAAATTGGCTTATCAATATCGTAAAAGATTCCATAAGGATATACTGATAGATCTTGTGGGATATCGTCGCTACGGCCACAACGAAATGGATGAACCGAGAGCGACTCAACCTATTCTTTATAAGGAAATTGATGAACATGATACAGTAGCTAAGCTATATGCGGACCGTTTAGAAAAAGATGGTGTTGTAGATTCTAGATATTTTAATCAAGTAAAAGAAGAAATAGAAAGCAAACTACGAAAAGTTTTTGAAAACATGAAAGAAGATGAAAAGAAGCAGGAGGACCATGTCAAGATACCAGATGTTGTAGAGGCTAACCTTGAAGATATTTCTACTGAAGTGGATCTAGATCGCTTAAAGTCTATTAATGAGTCCCTGCTTCAGCTTCCGGAAAATTTTGAAATGTACCAGAAGTTAGGCCGTATGCTAAAGAAACGGAAAAAGGCCTTTGATGAAGGGAGTAAGGTGGATTGGGCGCTTGCAGAGGCATTGGCCTTTGCCGCCATCCTGCAAGATGGAACACCTATCAGGCTTACCGGTCAAGATACCGAACGTGGGACGTTTGCTCATCGACATCTTGTTTTGCACGACGTGAATGGAAATGACACATATAGTCCTATGCACGGGATACCCGATGTAAAGGTTTCTTTTGATATTCGAAACAGTCCCCTTTCAGAAATAGGGGTCCTTGGTTTTGAATATGGATATAGTGTTCAAGCAAAAGATGCACTAGTTCTTTGGGAGGCCCAGTACGGTGACTTTGCTAATGCTGGGCAGGTGATTATTGATCAGTTTATAGCGGCTGGCCGTGCCAAGTGGGGGCAGGCAACAAATATGGTTCTATTG includes:
- a CDS encoding 2-oxoglutarate dehydrogenase E1 component, producing MADGFWENFHGPNRGYIEEQYELFEKDPDAVDPSIKSMFEKYGVPVWLDQGITDATPALTNQVNIEKVTAALKLVDAIRRYGHLEAEIYPVGKPSNRFSAVLDPGTYGLEDQDLKDIPSEWIWPEAPNHLNNGFEAVQELKDIYIGTIAFEFDHVDNEEERAFLQKQVESGHYRVDLSSQQKKQLLNRLAEVEGFEQFLGKTFVAQKRFSIEGLDMMVPMLDHIIESSCDDETEHIMMGMAHRGRLNVLAHILGKPYDHIFSEFHHSPNKDLVPSEGSMGINYGWTGDVKYHFGAHRVVNTEEEEGPCTRVTLAHNPSHLEFVNPVVEGFTRAVQDDRNQKGYPKQNVDKAFSILIHGDAAFPGEGVVAETLNMSDLPGYSSGGTVHIIANNMVGFTTPREQGRSTRYSSDVAKGYEIPIIHVNADDPIACLSAVKLAYQYRKRFHKDILIDLVGYRRYGHNEMDEPRATQPILYKEIDEHDTVAKLYADRLEKDGVVDSRYFNQVKEEIESKLRKVFENMKEDEKKQEDHVKIPDVVEANLEDISTEVDLDRLKSINESLLQLPENFEMYQKLGRMLKKRKKAFDEGSKVDWALAEALAFAAILQDGTPIRLTGQDTERGTFAHRHLVLHDVNGNDTYSPMHGIPDVKVSFDIRNSPLSEIGVLGFEYGYSVQAKDALVLWEAQYGDFANAGQVIIDQFIAAGRAKWGQATNMVLLLPHGYEGQGPEHSSARLERYLQLAAENNWSVVNVTSAAQYFHLLRRQAAISGTARARPLIVMSPKSLIRNDRIADDPVEFTKRSFMPILEEALSDDPKIVERLILGSGKVMVDISEYVDQNKGNWSKNHIVKVEEIYPFPEKRVAEVLKKYPNVKEVVWVQEEPKNMGSWDFVKGTLHHLLTEEQQLTYIGRPNRSSTAVGEPNIHKTEQQRIITEALKPSKGGETRERD
- a CDS encoding DUF421 domain-containing protein, which codes for MLDETMIVIVRVFISFFTLLIFTRILGKQEVGQLSFFDYINGITIGSIAATLATDLSTKAWVHWVGLAGFAGLTGLLQIITIKHRYAGKIIDGEPTIVIQDGKILEKNLKKMRLKFNELMMLLRQHGVFDITEIDTAIFEVNGKLSIIQRPEFRHVTPKDLQLTPSPLRLSTEVIQDGIVLKQNLKQRKKDVEWLENQLKVQGVSDIKEVSYALILPNEQLYVDKIEDNVSSEQDIGDYKGPF
- the trmL gene encoding tRNA (uridine(34)/cytosine(34)/5-carboxymethylaminomethyluridine(34)-2'-O)-methyltransferase TrmL; this translates as MGLHIVLYQPEIPANTGNIARTCLATNTSLHLIRPLGFSTDDKMLRRAGLDYWHDVDIKYYDSLDELYRAYPEGKFYYIENFGTGYYTDFDFSNTEEDIFFVFGRETNGIPRELLIGKEDRCLRIHMTDKVRSLNLSNTAAIMIYEALRQQGFPKLT
- a CDS encoding DUF4363 family protein, whose amino-acid sequence is MKKFMLYAIPWSFILIFIAIMLSGSFLKQPISEEDRLLEAMKSLETSINHLDWEKAEEEVDYIQTAWDKIVFRVQFSVERENMMQVDETISRIKGGVKAQDKNIIMEEIYYFYTLWDHLGK
- a CDS encoding PrkA family serine protein kinase, whose protein sequence is MSILERIRDYREEEERLKWEGTFAEYLEMVKERPYLAQSAHSRVYHMIQQAGIEEKDGRKIYHFFDKEIFGLEDAMEKLVEEYLHPAAKRLDVRKRILLLMGPVSGGKSTIVTLLKRGLERFSYTDEGAVYAIKGCPMHEDPLHLIPHHLRDEFYDEYGIKIEGNLSPLNSMRLEKEYGGRIEDVKVERIFFSEDKRTGIGTFSPSDPKSQDIADLTGSIDFSTIAEYGSESDPRAYRFDGELNKANRGLMEFQEMLKCDEKFLWHLLSLTQEGNFKAGRFALISADELIVAHTNESEYRSFIANKKNEALHSRMIVMPVPYNLKISQEEKIYEKMIGQSDIKDVHIAPHTLRVAAMFTILTRLKETNQGQADLLKKMRLYDGENVEGFSDVDVEEMKKEHPDEGMYGIDPRYVINRISSTIIKKGLTSVNALDVLRSLKDGLSSHASISKDDRERYLNFISMARKEYDDIAKQEVQKAFVYSYEESAKTLMNNYLDNVEAYCNKSKIRDPLTGEELNPDEKLMRSIEEQIGISENAKKAFREEILIRISAYARKGKKFDYRSHERLREAIQKKLFADLKDIVKITTSTKTPDEQQLKKINEVVATLIDEYGYNSTSANELLRYVGSLLNR
- a CDS encoding amidase domain-containing protein; protein product: MNLQTFWERQCQLFLKKSRDGELLDFLERKRRVFENRGYQMVRMQAYGKPVGRYRDESDNQKITYDLHLSWLVRKKDHWYMEEKKMLRTAVYKGDQWTEDRELSNPLNRDEEGNTNWQPSDVMEVRNPELSYTYDRRKAVQYAERWWNDYNPKYKKFDVDCTNFVSQCLHEGGAPMWGQPDRTKGWWMSDNSWSYSWSVANALRWYLSGSTKGFQAEEVSSAEELRPGDIICYDFEGDGKWNHNTIVVEKDANGEPLVNAHTQNSRHRYWSYEDSTAYTLNIQYKFFHIKG